One region of Salvia miltiorrhiza cultivar Shanhuang (shh) chromosome 3, IMPLAD_Smil_shh, whole genome shotgun sequence genomic DNA includes:
- the LOC131018153 gene encoding putative late blight resistance protein homolog R1A-10, with protein sequence MEEFDKDRSKESKDRSKEEEELPGAKVHKILKGRRYLLVMDDIWSTDAWDDVRLILPDDGNGSRIILTTRETDMAAYACRLSCPHKMRFMDEAQSWNLLQQKVFAHLDCPPELENIGKEIVRSCKGLPLAIVVVAGLLSTVSC encoded by the coding sequence ATGGAAGAGTTTGATAAAGATAGATCCAAGGAGAGCAAAGATAGATCCAAGGAGGAAGAAGAATTGCCTGGGGCGAAAGTGCACAAGATCTTGAAAGGCAGGAGATATCTCCTTGTAATGGATGATATTTGGAGCACAGATGCTTGGGATGATGTAAGACTTATACTTCCCGACGATGGTAATGGAAGCCGAATCATATTAACGACAAGAGAAACTGATATGGCTGCTTATGCCTGTCGTTTGAGCTGTCCCCACAAGATGCGTTTCATGGATGAGGCTCAGAGTTGGAATCTACTTCAGCAGAAGGTGTTTGCACATCTAGATTGCCCTCCGGAGTTGGAGAACATTGGAAAGGAGATCGTGAGAAGCTGCAAAGGGCTGCCACTCGCAATCGTGGTGGTTGCAGGGCTCCTATCCACGGTCAGCTGTTAg
- the LOC131018154 gene encoding disease susceptibility protein LOV1-like, with protein sequence MAYAALLSLARTTGEIILDQDRYSIFCNKKQQIRSIYEPFIFLQEFLEDFPEKANILDGRIRDLAYEAEHIIESFILDEAPSHWWNVLAAKSKLKWQIRKIRNETDSIIREVMIIKNNNAVAVQLGASSSAAAGSPSRSAPIIKIGYMVGLHEDLLTIKSRLCGESPNLEVIPIVGMGGIGKTTLAKCVYVFTTTH encoded by the exons ATGGCTTATGCTGCTCTTCTTTCCCTCGCCCGAACCACTGGAGAAATAATCTTGGATCAAGATAGATATTCCattttttgtaataaaaaaCAACAAATTCGATCTATCTATGAACCATTTATTTTCTTGCAAGAGTTTCTTGAAGATTTTCCCGAGAAAGCCAACATCTTGGATGGGCGAATTAGAGATTTAGCATATGAAGCAGAACATATTATTGAGTCTTTCATATTGGACGAAGCTCCATCACATTGGTGGAACGTTTTAGCTGCCAAATCAAAGCTAAAATGGCAAATAAGAAAGATAAGAAACGAAACAGATTCAATCATAAGGGAGGTGATGATCATCAAGAATAACAATGCAGTTGCAGTACAACTTGGTGCTTCTTCTTCCGCAGCAgcag GTTCACCATCCAGATCTGCACCGATCATCAAGATTGGCTATATGGTTGGTTTACATGAAGATTTGCTAACAATAAAATCTCGACTCTGTGGAGAATCGCCAAATTTAGAAGTTATCCCAATCGTTGGAATGGGAGGTATAGGAAAAACTACTCTTGCAAAGTGTGTTTACGTCTTTACGACGACCCACTAA
- the LOC131018155 gene encoding putative late blight resistance protein homolog R1A-3, whose amino-acid sequence MAGFPEDYEIRVSELIKLWVAEGFLEGRDESKTLEEVAEDVLEVLVEQSLVLVTSKKSDGKIKRCKLHSVVRDFCSRQAGEEKFLLPIMDYFPNPIVRRHFLPQVLQNHQRVSVGWYDLDLKDSTHSSCTRSIICISQRGYRPKGSIENFKSLKVLHVLRRKDHAFWELGQVFDLIHLTYLASKIPSNIIPSAISKLHNLQTLIIYRSEVSLPDEIWNLEQLRHLIAFSFLPLPDPKDPAKSSLKNFQTLSLATNFVFSSNMVRKFRNIRKLEICYSLEEKFRPNYFDFGSLGLLSRLEKLKLETHCSFQLCPKFYFPRSLKKLELSGWRLPWTYMMVFGRLPSLQVLKLKNYACSGELWKTIEGGFVDLRLLHIDESNLQNWTTESSHFPRPQRLMLHRCLYLSKIPVDIGKIPTLELIEIDDHNRSLLYSATEIKEKRDALEVRLKRF is encoded by the coding sequence ATGGCAGGCTTCCCTGAAGATTATGAGATCCGTGTCTCAGAACTCATCAAACTCTGGGTAGCTGAGGGCTTTTTGGAAGGTCGAGATGAATCTAAAACGTTGGAAGAGGTGGCGGAAGATGTTTTGGAGGTGCTGGTCGAGCAAAGTCTAGTTTTGGTTACTAGCAAGAAGAGTGATGGCAAAATCAAAAGGTGCAAGCTTCATAGCGTGGTTCGGGATTTTTGTTCAAGACAGGCTGGGGAAGAGAAGTTCCTTCTACCTATTATGGATTACTTTCCTAATCCTATCGTGAGAAGGCATTTTCTTCCACAAGTGCTACAAAATCATCAACGCGTAAGTGTTGGTTGGTATGATCTTGATCTTAAAGACTCTACGCATAGCTCATGCACCCGTTCTATTATATGCATTTCACAGAGGGGGTATAGGCCCAAAGGCTCTATAGAGAATTTTAAGTCACTTAAGGTCCTTCACGTTTTACGTAGAAAGGATCATGCATTTTGGGAGTTAGGTCAAGTGTTTGATTTGATTCATCTCACTTACCTTGCTTCCAAAATTCCTAGCAATATTATTCCTTCAGCTATATCAAAGCTTCATAATCTTcagactttaattatttatagatcGGAGGTTAGCTTGCCTGACGAAATTTGGAATCTGGAGCAATTAAGGCATCTTATCGCCTTTTCATTTCTTCCTTTACCCGATCCAAAAGATCCAGCAAAGTCTTCTCTAAAAAACTTCCAAACACTTTCTCTGGCAACAAACTTTGTATTTAGTTCTAATATGGTGCGTAAGTTTCGAAACATTAGAAAGTTGGAAATATGCTACTCGTTAGAGGAGAAGTTTCGTCCAAACTACTTTGATTTTGGTAGTCTTGGTTTGCTAAGTCGATtggagaaattgaaattggagaCGCATTGTTCATTTCAACTGTGTcccaaattttattttcctaGATCGCTGAAAAAGTTGGAATTGAGTGGATGGCGGCTTCCTTGGACATATATGATGGTTTTTGGCCGGTTGCCTTCTCTTCAAGTGTTGAAACTAAAGAACTATGCTTGCAGTGGGGAACTCTGGAAAACTATTGAGGGAGGATTTGTGGATCTGAGACTTTTGCATATTGATGAATCAAATCTGCAGAACTGGACAACTGAAAGTAGCCACTTTCCGAGGCCTCAGCGCCTAATGCTTCATCGTTGTCTGTATTTGTCTAAGATTCCAGTTGATATTGGAAAGATTCCAACACTTGAACTGATTGAGATCGATGATCATAACCGATCTCTTCTGTACTCGGCGACAGAGATAAAAGAGAAACGGGATGCCCTTGAAGTTCGTTTGAAGCGTTTTTGA
- the LOC131018156 gene encoding disease resistance protein RPP13-like, with protein sequence MSWLTSYSSELQVLPIVGMGGIGKSTLAKIVYDDTFITYHFDFHAWVTISKDYNVEIVLSNLLASMKGKGIQAESDLQCKVKESEIYKYLKGRRYLIVVDDIWSMEAWDHIQRLLPDDNNGSRIILTTRLKNVAAYANSASPIHMLPFLDDQQSWRLFQKKVFGDQDCPVELQVIGKNM encoded by the coding sequence ATGTCATGGCTTACAAGCTATTCATCCGAGCTGCAAGTCCTCCCTATTGTGGGAATGGGAGGCATTGGTAAGTCCACACTCGCTAAAATTGTTTATGATGATACATTCATTACTTATCATTTTGATTTTCACGCTTGGGTCACAATATCGAAAGATTACAATGTAGAAATTGTTCTTTCAAATCTGCTTGCTTCGATGAAAGGAAAAGGAATCCAAGCAGAGAGTGATTTACAATGCAAGGTTAAGGAGTCTGAAATATACAAATACTTAAAAGGTAGGAGGTATCTCATAGTAGTGGACGACATCTGGAGTATGGAAGCTTGGGATCACATACAGAGGCTATTACCTGATGATAATAATGGAAGCCGAATCATATTAACCACAAGGCTAAAGAATGTAGCTGCTTATGCTAACTCTGCGAGCCCCATTCATATGTTGCCTTTCTTGGATGACCAACAAAGTTGGCGTTTGTTCCAGAAGAAGGTCTTCGGAGATCAAGATTGTCCTGTTGAGCTGCAAGTTATTGGGAAAAATATGTAA